The following are encoded in a window of Sphaerisporangium siamense genomic DNA:
- a CDS encoding serine hydrolase domain-containing protein: MVGRDSGFSEAGLRRVRDVLARHVESGKIPGLVALVGRGDETHVEAIGTMRHDGGAPMRRDTIFRMASTSKPVAMAAAMVLLDECRLRLDDLVEPWLPELADRRVLKRIDGPLDETVPARRPVTVRDLLTSTFGLGMDMTALGTPIMGAVFEQGLTPQGPEPMPEPDEWMRRLGTLPLMHQPGERWQYHISNDLLGVLVARVTGRSFETFLRERVFEPLGMKDTGFHVPADQIDRLPPLYAPDPRTGEFLVWDEAEGGRHSEPPAFQGGGGGLVSTADDYHAYFRMLLNHGAHGSERILSRPAVELMTTNRLTPEQQAARTAMATENVHVSFGQGQHGGWGFGMAVRTYRGDYAPIGQFGWDGGSGTSTYADPENQVVGILLTQVGLSTPDAARVMHDFWTTLYQAIDD; encoded by the coding sequence ATGGTGGGACGAGACAGCGGCTTCTCCGAAGCAGGGCTGCGCAGGGTGCGGGACGTGCTGGCACGGCATGTCGAGTCCGGGAAGATCCCCGGGCTGGTCGCCCTGGTCGGCCGGGGTGACGAGACGCACGTCGAAGCGATCGGGACGATGCGCCATGACGGTGGCGCGCCGATGCGCCGGGACACGATCTTCCGGATGGCATCCACGTCCAAGCCGGTCGCGATGGCGGCGGCGATGGTCCTTCTCGACGAGTGCAGGCTGCGGCTGGACGACCTGGTGGAGCCGTGGCTGCCGGAACTCGCCGACCGACGGGTGCTGAAGCGGATCGACGGCCCGTTGGACGAGACCGTGCCGGCGCGGCGGCCGGTCACCGTACGGGACCTGCTGACCTCCACGTTCGGGCTCGGCATGGACATGACGGCGCTCGGCACTCCGATCATGGGCGCGGTATTCGAGCAGGGGCTCACCCCCCAGGGGCCGGAGCCGATGCCCGAGCCGGACGAGTGGATGCGCCGCCTTGGCACGCTTCCGCTGATGCACCAGCCCGGAGAGCGCTGGCAGTACCACATCAGCAACGATCTGCTCGGCGTGCTCGTCGCCAGGGTAACGGGCCGGTCGTTCGAGACGTTCCTGCGTGAACGCGTCTTCGAACCGCTGGGGATGAAGGACACCGGTTTCCACGTTCCCGCCGACCAGATCGACCGGCTGCCGCCCCTCTACGCCCCGGACCCGCGGACCGGCGAGTTCCTCGTGTGGGACGAGGCCGAAGGGGGACGCCACAGCGAGCCCCCGGCGTTCCAGGGCGGCGGGGGCGGGCTGGTCTCCACCGCCGACGACTACCACGCCTACTTCCGGATGCTGCTGAACCACGGGGCGCACGGGAGCGAGCGGATCCTGTCCCGGCCCGCCGTCGAGCTGATGACGACCAACCGCCTCACGCCCGAGCAGCAAGCCGCCCGGACCGCCATGGCCACCGAGAACGTCCATGTGTCGTTCGGCCAAGGGCAGCACGGCGGCTGGGGCTTCGGGATGGCGGTGCGCACCTACCGCGGCGACTACGCGCCCATTGGCCAGTTCGGCTGGGACGGCGGGAGCGGCACCTCGACCTACGCCGACCCGGAGAACCAGGTCGTCGGAATCCTGCTCACCCAGGTCGGGCTGTCCACCCCGGACGCGGCACGGGTCATGCACGACTTCTGGACCACGCTCTACCAGGCGATCGACGACTGA
- a CDS encoding DUF397 domain-containing protein: MALDLRHAQWRKSTFSGPEDNCVEVASNLPGIRAVRDSKNPTGPALVFSSGTWTMFLAGITDGALNA, encoded by the coding sequence GTGGCTCTTGATCTTCGGCACGCGCAGTGGCGGAAGAGCACCTTCAGTGGTCCCGAGGACAACTGCGTCGAGGTGGCCTCCAACCTTCCCGGTATCCGCGCCGTCCGTGACAGCAAGAACCCCACCGGGCCTGCACTGGTCTTCTCCTCCGGCACATGGACCATGTTCCTGGCCGGCATCACAGACGGCGCCCTGAACGCCTGA
- a CDS encoding helix-turn-helix domain-containing protein, whose translation MGRCDLSTGKEIDPHESPRALFAYELRRFRQSAELTQKQLGERIGFSDSMVNLVELAKRPPSQRFAELCDQALGLDGTMVRLYTATRWKHSPEHFRPWLEEEQEATGLWCWEPTIIPGLFQTEEYARRILASTPDITPDEVEDRVVARMQRRAMLNRANPPAIGVLMDEAVIRRPIGGVAVMGEQLRFLLEMAQHPQVTIQIVPYATDVHCGLVGGFLIAERNGSTYAAFAGALPYGRTVDDQPTLNRLARMYDTIRAEALPFRQSLRLIEEVVNQSGS comes from the coding sequence ATGGGTAGGTGTGATTTGTCCACCGGTAAAGAGATAGACCCTCACGAATCCCCCCGGGCCCTGTTCGCCTACGAGCTGCGCCGGTTCCGGCAATCGGCGGAGCTCACGCAGAAACAACTCGGCGAGCGCATAGGGTTCTCCGACTCCATGGTCAACCTGGTCGAACTGGCCAAACGCCCCCCGTCCCAGCGCTTCGCCGAACTCTGCGACCAGGCCCTCGGCCTCGACGGCACCATGGTCCGCCTCTACACGGCCACCCGCTGGAAGCACTCCCCGGAACACTTCCGCCCATGGCTGGAGGAAGAACAGGAGGCCACGGGCCTGTGGTGCTGGGAGCCGACCATCATCCCCGGCCTGTTCCAGACGGAAGAGTACGCACGGCGGATTCTCGCATCCACGCCTGACATTACCCCTGATGAGGTCGAAGACCGCGTCGTCGCCCGTATGCAGCGCCGGGCGATGCTCAACCGTGCTAACCCGCCCGCTATCGGCGTCCTCATGGACGAAGCCGTCATCCGTCGGCCCATCGGTGGTGTGGCCGTCATGGGAGAGCAGTTGAGATTTCTGCTGGAGATGGCTCAGCATCCGCAGGTGACAATCCAGATCGTCCCGTACGCGACCGATGTGCATTGCGGTCTTGTGGGTGGATTCCTCATCGCCGAACGGAATGGGTCTACCTACGCTGCGTTCGCGGGAGCACTGCCTTATGGGCGAACCGTCGACGATCAACCGACGCTCAACCGCTTGGCCCGCATGTATGACACGATCAGAGCAGAAGCCCTACCGTTCAGGCAGTCTCTACGCCTCATAGAGGAAGTGGTGAACCAAAGTGGCTCTTGA
- a CDS encoding SDR family NAD(P)-dependent oxidoreductase, giving the protein MTKRLDGKTALITGSTSNIGRSVARLFAAEGAHVIVSGRDAAKGESVVAGIRAGGGRADFVRADLDGTPQASKALADAALAALGGRIDILVNNAGIFPAATTMTTDDETFDRVYAVNVKAPFFLTQSVVPAMAAAGGGTIVNLGSWVARMGIPVGALYSSTKGALETLTRAWDSEFASMGIRVNAVSPGVIRTPDLAPEAEYPGEALMVGTPAGRAGHPDAIASAALYLASDEAEFVHGTVVDVDGGRIGVAVIAGS; this is encoded by the coding sequence ATGACCAAGCGACTGGACGGCAAGACCGCCCTCATCACCGGTTCGACCAGCAACATCGGACGCTCAGTGGCCCGCCTCTTCGCGGCGGAAGGCGCGCACGTGATCGTCTCCGGACGCGACGCGGCCAAAGGAGAGTCGGTCGTGGCCGGAATTCGCGCCGGCGGCGGCCGGGCCGACTTCGTGCGCGCCGACCTCGACGGCACCCCACAGGCGAGCAAGGCGCTCGCCGACGCCGCGCTCGCCGCACTCGGCGGCCGTATCGACATCCTCGTCAACAACGCGGGCATCTTCCCGGCGGCCACCACGATGACCACCGACGACGAGACCTTCGACCGGGTCTACGCGGTCAACGTCAAAGCGCCGTTCTTCCTCACCCAGTCCGTGGTGCCCGCGATGGCGGCGGCCGGCGGCGGGACGATCGTCAACCTGGGAAGCTGGGTGGCGCGGATGGGCATCCCCGTGGGGGCTCTCTACAGCTCGACCAAGGGAGCGCTGGAGACCCTGACGCGGGCATGGGACTCGGAGTTCGCGTCCATGGGCATCCGGGTGAACGCGGTGTCTCCCGGGGTCATCCGCACGCCCGACCTCGCGCCGGAGGCGGAGTATCCCGGCGAGGCTTTGATGGTCGGCACCCCGGCCGGCCGAGCGGGCCACCCGGACGCGATCGCCTCCGCCGCTCTGTACCTGGCCTCCGACGAGGCGGAATTCGTGCACGGGACCGTCGTCGACGTGGACGGCGGACGCATAGGGGTCGCCGTCATCGCCGGCTCGTGA
- a CDS encoding STAS domain-containing protein, with translation MTALAISMTHRQDRVIVALGGDLDIASGLYLDDAVRAALCVGCRHLVVDAADLAFCDSHGVEALLRARDALAEVHGTVALVNVHGLLRRVLDITGAVASFTAVTDAPVSCDGRPLWKVP, from the coding sequence ATGACCGCTTTGGCGATCTCGATGACCCACCGGCAAGACCGTGTGATCGTCGCCCTGGGCGGGGACCTGGACATCGCCTCAGGCCTCTACCTCGACGACGCCGTACGGGCGGCGCTGTGCGTCGGCTGCCGGCACCTGGTCGTGGACGCCGCCGACCTCGCCTTCTGCGATTCTCACGGCGTGGAGGCGCTGCTGCGCGCCCGTGACGCCCTGGCCGAGGTCCACGGCACCGTGGCCCTGGTCAACGTCCACGGCCTGCTGCGCCGCGTCCTGGACATCACCGGCGCGGTGGCGTCCTTCACCGCGGTGACCGATGCCCCGGTGTCGTGCGACGGCCGCCCGCTGTGGAAGGTGCCTTGA
- a CDS encoding DUF397 domain-containing protein: MALDLRHAQWRKSSFSGPEGDNCVEVASNLPGIRAVRDSKTPAGPALIFSSSAWTRFLTCITDGTLNV; encoded by the coding sequence GTGGCTCTTGATTTACGGCACGCCCAGTGGCGGAAGAGCAGCTTTAGCGGGCCAGAGGGGGACAACTGCGTGGAGGTGGCCTCCAACCTCCCCGGCATCCGTGCCGTGCGTGACAGCAAGACCCCTGCCGGCCCCGCGCTGATCTTCTCCTCCAGCGCATGGACCAGATTCCTGACCTGCATCACAGACGGCACCCTGAACGTCTGA
- a CDS encoding ATP-binding protein: MRSRKDIRFSSGEHKGKRMMTGNLLGVTELVGTPESVSRARAYVREKLGVDHPALDDVILLVSEVVTNAVVHSDSRNGGRITLALADFHDFVRVDVVDAGGGTITRTSDDPCAEGGRGLLLLETLAHRWNVHKTSTDRTVWFDVTYERKNTPTDPLLAESATDSSPLTKCAPDLPPLPRPRKSADPL, from the coding sequence ATGCGAAGTCGGAAAGACATCCGGTTTTCATCCGGGGAGCACAAAGGCAAGCGCATGATGACAGGAAATCTATTAGGCGTCACCGAGCTGGTCGGAACTCCCGAATCGGTCTCCCGCGCACGGGCGTATGTCAGGGAGAAACTCGGCGTCGATCATCCGGCGCTCGACGACGTGATCCTGCTGGTCTCCGAGGTGGTCACCAACGCGGTCGTCCATTCGGACTCCAGGAACGGCGGCAGGATCACCCTGGCGCTCGCCGATTTCCACGATTTCGTCCGCGTGGACGTGGTGGACGCGGGCGGCGGGACGATCACCCGCACCTCCGACGACCCGTGCGCCGAAGGCGGGCGCGGACTCCTGCTGCTGGAAACGCTCGCGCATCGCTGGAACGTCCACAAAACCAGCACGGACCGAACTGTCTGGTTCGACGTGACTTATGAACGTAAAAACACGCCGACCGATCCTCTCCTCGCGGAAAGCGCGACGGACTCCTCTCCCCTCACGAAATGCGCTCCTGACCTCCCACCCCTGCCACGCCCACGAAAATCCGCCGACCCCCTGTAA
- a CDS encoding helix-turn-helix domain-containing protein — protein MEYVSRVPRPPLDGLIDDLYYLEGASPYARLTLPPMPAALLIVNLGAPFRIRAGTDIETAEYADGCVVTMPTRAFEFGYPPETRSVGVHFKPWGPAPFLPMPAAELCDRPVTVEQVWGRPAIAELRDRLATADGPHEMLTLLEEELMRRLCETAGLGLVRHTSSVIAATSGAVAIGDLSVAAGVSGTHLAQRFKELIGVTPKRLARTYRFTATVFAIDPAGPIDWGDLAGGAGYFDQAHFGHEFRAFTGLTPTRYVEVRRRFLREHPGHALDGWPLPAD, from the coding sequence GTGGAGTACGTGTCCAGAGTGCCGCGACCGCCGCTGGACGGGCTGATCGACGACCTTTACTACCTGGAGGGTGCGTCGCCGTACGCCCGGCTGACGCTGCCGCCGATGCCGGCGGCGTTGCTCATCGTCAACCTCGGGGCGCCGTTCCGCATCCGCGCCGGCACCGACATCGAAACGGCCGAGTACGCCGACGGCTGCGTGGTCACCATGCCCACCCGCGCCTTCGAGTTCGGCTATCCGCCGGAGACCCGGTCCGTCGGCGTGCACTTCAAGCCGTGGGGGCCGGCGCCGTTCCTGCCGATGCCCGCGGCCGAGCTGTGTGACCGGCCGGTGACGGTGGAGCAGGTTTGGGGCCGGCCCGCCATCGCTGAGCTGCGAGACCGGCTGGCCACGGCGGACGGACCGCACGAGATGCTGACGCTGCTCGAGGAGGAGCTGATGCGACGGCTGTGTGAGACCGCCGGCCTGGGGCTGGTCCGCCATACGAGCAGCGTCATCGCGGCGACCAGCGGGGCGGTGGCGATCGGCGACCTGAGCGTGGCAGCCGGTGTCAGCGGCACTCATCTGGCACAGCGGTTCAAGGAGCTCATCGGCGTCACGCCGAAGCGGCTGGCCCGCACCTACCGCTTCACCGCCACCGTGTTCGCGATCGACCCCGCCGGACCGATCGACTGGGGCGACCTCGCCGGGGGCGCAGGCTACTTCGACCAGGCCCACTTCGGCCACGAGTTCCGGGCGTTCACCGGGCTCACGCCGACCCGGTACGTCGAAGTCCGACGGCGGTTCCTGCGCGAACATCCCGGCCACGCGCTGGACGGTTGGCCGCTGCCGGCCGATTGA
- a CDS encoding GbsR/MarR family transcriptional regulator, producing the protein MPGGRLTTEDRQHIAAGLAEGLGYAEIGRRLGRPASTIMREVTRNGGPDDYGADRAHEATRHRARRHKQARPPAPPIPDSAHGRDPQAVQDFTESFTALLVQQGLPRMEARVLACLYITDSGALTATDLVQRLRVSPASVSHAVAFLEQQGMLKRERPPGARRERYVVDDEIWLRSLAAALRMNDALAAASQRGAEILGVATPAGARFESSAEFLLLVSEAHRHAMEQWRQIHTTRSTPRD; encoded by the coding sequence ATGCCCGGAGGCAGGCTCACCACTGAGGACCGTCAGCACATCGCCGCCGGACTCGCCGAGGGACTCGGATACGCGGAGATCGGCCGGCGTCTGGGCCGGCCCGCCTCGACCATCATGCGGGAGGTCACCCGCAACGGCGGGCCCGACGATTACGGGGCCGACCGGGCACACGAGGCCACACGGCATCGCGCGCGCCGCCACAAGCAGGCTCGGCCTCCGGCCCCCCCGATTCCCGACAGTGCCCATGGGCGCGACCCGCAAGCGGTGCAGGACTTCACGGAGTCCTTCACCGCCCTCCTCGTCCAGCAGGGCCTGCCCCGCATGGAGGCCAGGGTGCTGGCCTGCCTGTACATCACCGACTCCGGCGCTCTCACCGCCACCGACCTGGTCCAGCGGCTTCGCGTCAGCCCCGCTTCGGTCTCGCACGCCGTCGCCTTCCTCGAACAGCAGGGAATGCTCAAGCGGGAGCGTCCTCCGGGCGCGAGGCGCGAACGTTATGTCGTCGATGACGAGATCTGGCTCCGGTCACTCGCCGCGGCTCTGCGGATGAACGACGCCCTGGCGGCCGCCTCGCAGCGCGGAGCCGAGATCCTCGGGGTCGCGACCCCGGCGGGCGCCCGCTTCGAGTCCTCCGCCGAGTTCCTTCTCCTCGTGAGCGAGGCTCACCGGCACGCCATGGAGCAGTGGCGGCAGATCCACACCACCCGGAGCACGCCTCGCGATTGA
- a CDS encoding dihydrofolate reductase family protein, translating to MGKVVMYSSVSVDGFVADENDQPGPLFDWLSSGDVPLDESGALKVSQTSYDYTRPYWDQIGVTIVGRHVFDLTDGWGGKPPGGIDHVVVVSHRPMPEGWDPEAPFHFVDGVEAAVAKAQELAGDRMVEVAAGDVGGQVLAAGLIDEVRMDVVPVVFGSGKRYFGAVHAQHLLEDPDVVIQGDRVLHLRYRVRP from the coding sequence GTGGGCAAGGTGGTCATGTACAGCTCGGTGTCGGTGGACGGCTTCGTCGCGGACGAGAACGACCAGCCCGGACCGCTGTTCGACTGGTTGTCCAGCGGTGACGTCCCGTTGGACGAGAGCGGCGCGCTGAAAGTGTCGCAGACCTCCTACGACTACACCCGGCCGTACTGGGACCAGATCGGAGTCACGATCGTCGGCCGCCACGTCTTCGACCTGACGGACGGCTGGGGCGGCAAGCCGCCGGGCGGCATCGACCACGTGGTCGTCGTGTCGCACCGGCCGATGCCCGAGGGCTGGGACCCCGAGGCGCCGTTTCACTTCGTCGACGGCGTCGAGGCGGCCGTGGCCAAGGCGCAGGAGCTTGCGGGTGACCGCATGGTCGAGGTCGCCGCCGGCGACGTCGGTGGCCAGGTGCTCGCCGCGGGCCTGATCGACGAGGTGCGCATGGACGTCGTACCCGTCGTGTTCGGGTCCGGCAAGCGCTACTTCGGGGCAGTCCACGCGCAGCACCTGTTGGAGGATCCTGACGTGGTGATTCAGGGCGACCGGGTGCTTCACCTGCGCTATCGGGTGCGCCCTTGA
- the cysS gene encoding cysteine--tRNA ligase, translating to MLRLYDTRSRQVEGVVAPGSRVLRVYTCGPTVYRYAHVGNLRSYLLPDLIRRVLERHRVGTLLCQNITDVGHLVDDGEVDASGEDKVVQQARREGRSALEIARFYEDAFRRDTAKLNMRPPEHMPRATESIDLMIEMIEGLIERGHAYVLDDGSVYFDARSFPTYGEISGNRLDALQPAYRLEAVDSRKRFHADWALWKGSKREGFNREGSDEEMTWETPWGRGFPGWHIECSAMSLRFLGEHIDVHTGGKDLRFPHHEDERAQSNASVGHDVVKHWVHGEHLLFDGRKMAKSTGNVVLLSDVEAAGLDPLAVRLALLEHRYRQQMNLTWDSLRAADRTVRRWRQRVAEWAEAPSRPIAREYADRAQAAFDDDLDTPAALRIVRELERDESVAPGSRFETFLHLDHVLGLDLSADIGKPPVVAVLPPGAAELLDARARAREVKDWGASDRLRDELAALGVKVVDTPEGQTWS from the coding sequence ATGTTGCGGCTGTATGACACCCGGTCCCGGCAGGTCGAAGGCGTCGTCGCGCCTGGTTCGCGTGTGCTGCGCGTGTACACCTGTGGGCCGACCGTCTACCGCTACGCCCATGTGGGGAACCTCCGGTCGTACCTGCTGCCCGATCTGATCCGGCGGGTGCTGGAGCGGCACCGCGTCGGCACGTTGCTGTGCCAGAACATCACCGACGTCGGGCACCTGGTGGACGACGGCGAGGTGGACGCGTCCGGCGAGGACAAGGTGGTGCAGCAGGCCCGCAGGGAGGGCCGGTCGGCGCTGGAGATCGCGCGGTTCTACGAGGACGCCTTCCGCCGGGACACCGCGAAGCTCAACATGCGCCCGCCGGAGCACATGCCCCGGGCCACCGAGTCGATCGACCTGATGATCGAGATGATCGAGGGCCTCATCGAGAGGGGCCACGCGTACGTGCTGGACGACGGGTCGGTGTACTTCGACGCGCGCAGCTTCCCGACGTACGGCGAAATCTCCGGGAACCGGCTGGACGCGCTGCAGCCCGCGTACCGGCTGGAGGCCGTGGACTCCCGCAAGCGCTTCCACGCCGACTGGGCCCTGTGGAAGGGCTCCAAGCGCGAGGGCTTCAACCGGGAGGGCTCCGACGAGGAGATGACCTGGGAGACCCCGTGGGGCCGCGGCTTCCCCGGCTGGCACATCGAGTGCTCGGCCATGTCGCTGCGCTTCCTCGGCGAGCACATCGACGTCCACACCGGCGGCAAGGACCTCCGCTTCCCGCACCACGAGGACGAGCGCGCCCAGTCCAACGCCTCGGTCGGGCACGACGTCGTCAAGCACTGGGTGCACGGCGAGCACTTGCTGTTCGACGGCCGCAAGATGGCCAAGTCGACGGGCAACGTCGTGCTGCTGTCGGACGTCGAGGCGGCGGGCCTGGACCCGCTGGCCGTACGGCTGGCGCTGCTCGAACACCGCTACCGCCAGCAGATGAACCTCACCTGGGACTCTCTGAGGGCCGCGGACCGCACGGTCCGCCGGTGGCGGCAGCGGGTCGCCGAGTGGGCGGAGGCCCCCAGCCGGCCGATCGCGCGCGAGTACGCCGACCGTGCGCAAGCGGCCTTCGACGACGACCTCGACACGCCGGCCGCGCTGCGGATCGTGCGCGAGCTGGAGCGCGACGAGTCGGTGGCGCCGGGGTCGCGCTTCGAGACGTTCCTCCACCTGGACCACGTGCTGGGCCTGGATCTGTCGGCGGACATCGGCAAGCCGCCGGTCGTCGCCGTCCTGCCGCCGGGCGCGGCCGAGCTGCTGGACGCCCGTGCCCGGGCCCGTGAGGTCAAGGACTGGGGCGCCTCCGATCGGCTGCGCGACGAGCTGGCGGCCCTCGGGGTGAAGGTCGTTGACACCCCCGAGGGCCAGACCTGGTCCTGA
- a CDS encoding TIGR03086 family metal-binding protein, producing MNTTDSAAVTSLQPVWREVLAASYRVLENSVAGVRDGQGDNATPCSEWTVTQVIQHAAADQLAYAKMLGIGNGPAYDPFSPSGAIDGTAAELVKDAIERTALAWATVSDDTETVPTPLPHGDLPTPVAAVMCALDAGVHAWDIAIATGRPSPLDDELAGHLLAAARGTVEPLRQWGAYAPVVEAEAADSPSATPVVDELLRYLGRAPH from the coding sequence ATGAACACCACCGACAGCGCCGCCGTCACCTCCCTGCAGCCGGTCTGGCGTGAGGTGCTGGCCGCCTCGTACCGGGTGCTGGAGAACAGCGTCGCCGGTGTGCGGGACGGCCAGGGAGACAACGCCACCCCGTGCTCGGAATGGACGGTCACCCAGGTGATCCAGCACGCCGCGGCCGACCAGCTCGCCTACGCGAAGATGCTCGGCATCGGAAACGGTCCGGCCTACGACCCCTTCTCGCCTTCAGGAGCCATCGACGGCACTGCGGCAGAGCTGGTGAAGGACGCCATCGAGCGGACCGCCCTGGCGTGGGCGACGGTGTCCGACGACACCGAGACCGTTCCGACGCCGCTACCGCACGGTGACCTGCCCACTCCGGTCGCCGCGGTGATGTGCGCGCTCGACGCCGGCGTGCACGCATGGGACATCGCGATCGCCACGGGCCGCCCGTCCCCGCTCGACGACGAACTCGCAGGCCACCTTCTCGCCGCCGCGCGGGGAACCGTCGAACCCCTGCGCCAGTGGGGCGCCTACGCTCCCGTGGTCGAGGCCGAGGCCGCCGACAGTCCTTCCGCCACCCCGGTCGTCGACGAACTGCTCCGCTACCTCGGCCGCGCCCCGCACTGA
- a CDS encoding TetR/AcrR family transcriptional regulator produces the protein MAFTAKGLATRQRIIEGAAAHLRSDDPGDVTLDDVRATTGTSKSQLFHYFPGGKEELLLEVARFESGRVLEDQQPHLSALDSWDSWERWRRAVVARYRAQGSRCPLASLMNQVGSVPGASEVVTTLLRQWQEYLQRGITTMQEHGEVSPHLDAGRTAAAFIAGIQGGVSVLRSTGDTSHLEAVLDLLLSHLRTSELTCPTTA, from the coding sequence ATGGCGTTCACGGCCAAGGGGCTCGCGACCCGTCAACGCATCATCGAAGGCGCCGCCGCCCATCTGCGCAGCGACGACCCGGGCGATGTCACGCTCGACGACGTGCGCGCGACGACCGGTACGAGCAAGAGCCAGCTCTTCCACTACTTCCCCGGCGGGAAGGAAGAACTACTCCTCGAAGTCGCTCGCTTCGAGTCCGGCCGGGTGCTGGAGGACCAGCAACCCCACCTCAGCGCACTCGACTCGTGGGACTCCTGGGAGCGGTGGCGCCGGGCGGTCGTCGCCCGCTACCGCGCCCAGGGGTCACGGTGCCCCCTCGCATCGCTGATGAACCAGGTCGGCAGCGTGCCGGGCGCCTCCGAGGTGGTCACGACGCTGCTCCGGCAGTGGCAGGAGTACCTTCAGCGGGGAATCACCACCATGCAGGAACACGGAGAGGTGAGCCCGCACCTCGACGCCGGCCGCACGGCCGCGGCCTTCATCGCCGGCATCCAGGGCGGCGTGAGCGTACTCCGCTCGACCGGCGACACCTCCCACCTGGAGGCCGTCCTCGACCTCCTCCTCTCCCACCTCCGCACCAGCGAACTCACCTGCCCCACCACCGCCTGA
- a CDS encoding helix-turn-helix transcriptional regulator has protein sequence MAPTTTRVLRLLSLLQDRSHTGRELAERLGVTERTLRQDIQRLRELGYPVHATRGAVGGYRIGQGAKMPPLLLDDDEAVAVALAVGLAEDGSTGIADIDASLTQALAKLQQILPKRLQRKVTALRSATAVGPATVGSREPDAPVPAATLTVVAGAIRDGATLSVTRADIETEVEPYRLISWRRRWFLVAYDLGAHAWRALPVAGLTRVRSASRRFAARSLPDDDLVAFVLREVAQTGWKVHARVTVLAPAETVIARINPAVGVVEAVDSHTSVLVTGADALETIAIYLSMLMMDFRVDGPPELVAHIRTLARRYTQALDD, from the coding sequence ATGGCTCCGACGACGACCCGAGTGCTGCGCCTGCTGTCCCTGCTGCAGGATCGGTCACACACCGGCCGCGAACTCGCCGAGCGCCTCGGCGTCACCGAACGCACACTGCGGCAGGACATCCAGCGGCTCCGTGAACTCGGCTATCCGGTGCACGCCACGCGCGGCGCGGTGGGCGGGTACCGGATCGGACAGGGCGCGAAGATGCCCCCGCTGCTGCTCGACGACGACGAGGCGGTGGCCGTGGCGCTGGCCGTCGGCCTGGCAGAGGACGGCTCCACCGGGATCGCGGACATCGACGCCAGCCTCACCCAAGCGCTCGCCAAGCTCCAGCAGATCCTCCCGAAACGCCTGCAGCGCAAGGTGACCGCCCTGCGGTCGGCCACCGCGGTCGGGCCCGCCACGGTCGGCTCCCGGGAGCCGGACGCCCCGGTGCCCGCCGCCACCCTCACCGTCGTCGCGGGCGCGATCCGCGACGGCGCGACCCTGTCGGTGACCCGCGCCGACATCGAAACCGAGGTGGAGCCGTACCGCCTGATCAGTTGGCGCCGCCGCTGGTTCCTGGTCGCCTACGACCTCGGCGCGCACGCCTGGCGGGCGCTGCCCGTCGCCGGCCTGACCCGCGTCCGGTCCGCGTCCCGCCGTTTCGCCGCCCGCTCCCTGCCCGACGACGACCTCGTCGCCTTCGTTCTGCGCGAAGTAGCCCAGACCGGCTGGAAAGTCCACGCCCGCGTCACCGTCCTCGCCCCCGCCGAGACCGTGATCGCCCGCATCAACCCCGCCGTCGGCGTCGTCGAAGCCGTCGACTCCCACACCAGCGTCCTCGTCACCGGTGCCGACGCTCTGGAGACCATCGCCATCTACCTCAGCATGCTGATGATGGACTTCCGCGTCGACGGCCCGCCTGAACTGGTCGCCCACATCCGCACCCTCGCCCGCCGCTACACCCAAGCCCTCGACGATTAG